One Glycine soja cultivar W05 chromosome 2, ASM419377v2, whole genome shotgun sequence genomic region harbors:
- the LOC114381016 gene encoding phosphoserine aminotransferase 2, chloroplastic-like, with the protein MSSISTSPHSHLLLPQNQNHFLSESGTHASFTPSPRPFRPISIKCTSTPAQVQTHDPLPAQTRAQERVFNFAAGPATLPETVLRRAQSELHVWRGSGMSVMEMSHRGKEFKSIIEKAESDLRTLLQIPSEYSVLFLQGGATTQFAAVPLNLCSPADAVDYIITGSWSDKAFKEAQKFSKPTIIWSGKPEKYTKVPSFEALQQNPDAKYLHICANETIHGVEYKNYPTPKNPNAVLVADMSSNFCSKPVDVSKFGVIYAGAQKNVGPSGVTIVIIRNDLIGHAQESTPIMLDYKIHAENNSLYNTPPCYGIYMCGLVFEDLLEQGGLGEVEKKNVKKAEVLYNTIDGSNGFYKCPVEKSVRSLMNVPFTLEKPELEGEFIKEAAKENMVQLKGHRSVGGMRASIYNAMPLAGVQKLVAFMKDFQARHA; encoded by the coding sequence ATGTCATCAATCTCAACCTCACCTCACTCACACCTTCTTCTTCCCCAAAACCAGAATCACTTTCTCTCCGAAAGTGGGACCCACGCCTCATTCACACCCTCTCCGCGCCCTTTCCGGCCCATCTCCATTAAATGCACCTCCACCCCGGCCCAAGTTCAGACCCATGACCCCCTCCCGGCCCAAACCCGGGCCCAAGAGCGCGTCTTCAACTTCGCCGCTGGGCCCGCCACCCTCCCGGAGACCGTCCTCCGCCGCGCCCAGTCGGAGCTCCACGTCTGGCGCGGATCCGGCATGAGCGTCATGGAGATGAGCCACCGCGGCAAGGAATTCAAGTCCATCATCGAAAAAGCCGAGTCCGATCTCCGTACCCTCCTCCAAATCCCGTCGGAATATTCCGTCCTCTTCCTCCAGGGCGGCGCCACCACCCAGTTCGCCGCCGTCCCGCTCAACCTCTGTTCCCCCGCCGACGCCGTCGATTATATCATCACCGGCTCCTGGAGCGACAAGGCCTTCAAGGAGGCCCAGAAATTCTCCAAGCCCACTATAATCTGGTCTGGAAAACCCGAAAAATACACAAAGGTTCCATCTTTCGAAGCTTTGCAGCAAAACCCAGATGCAAAGTATTTACACATATGCGCAAATGAGACAATTCATGGGGTTGAGTATAAGAACTACCCAACCCCAAAGAACCCTAATGCGGTTCTTGTTGCTGACATGTCTTCAAATTTCTGTTCCAAACCCGTGGACGTGTCAAAATTTGGTGTCATCTATGCTGGCGCGCAGAAGAACGTGGGGCCCTCTGGGGTCACCATTGTGATCATAAGAAACGATCTAATCGGACATGCACAAGAATCGACCCCAATAATGCTTGATTACAAGATTCACGCCGAGAACAATTCTCTCTACAACACCCCACCGTGCTACGGGATTTACATGTGTGGGTTGGTTTTTGAGGACTTGTTGGAGCAGGGTGGGTTGGGTGAGGTTGAGAAGAAGAATGTGAAGAAAGCTGAGGTTTTGTATAACACAATTGATGGAAGCAATGGTTTTTATAAGTGTCCGGTGGAGAAGTCGGTGAGGTCGTTGATGAATGTGCCGTTTACGTTGGAGAAGCCGGAGCTGGAGGGCGAGTTTATCAAGGAGGCTGCGAAGGAGAACATGGTTCAGCTTAAAGGGCATAGGTCTGTGGGAGGTATGAGAGCTTCTATTTACAATGCTATGCCTTTGGCTGGGGTTCAGAAATTGGTCGCTTTCATGAAGGATTTTCAGGCCAGGCATGCTTAG
- the LOC114381026 gene encoding serine acetyltransferase 2-like isoform X1 produces MSRNKKGLKLKRTSCGISMTTENGTFGCMYLPSSPPFPLFIINNCCTLFLTANTTPPLLYNYNNNGCIDSTLSFFSYLLFSSITMSHLSHKTLVYLPEMRPEHEAEEGQANSLSSISSWPHRLENVFPVYAMGTSNPVLNSSLHISDCLDPIWDVVREEAKLEAEKEPILSSFFHATILSHDCLEEALAFALANRLQKPTLLATQLMDIFSNVMKHDKGIQQSIRLDIQAFKDRNPACLLYCSALLFMKGYQSLQVYRVAHALWRQGRKVLAAALQSRVSEVFGVDIHPAAKIGDGILVDHGTGVVIGETVIVGSRVSLMQGVTLGGTVKETGDRHPKISEGVLIGAHATILGNIRIGECVMIAAGSLVLQEVPPHSIVAGVPAKVIGRVHEHYPSLTMQQDENKHLSEEFFL; encoded by the exons ATGAGTCGGAATAAAAAAGGGTTAAAACTCAAAAGGACAAGCTGTGGCATATCCATGACCACTGAAAATGGCACTTTTGGTTGCATGTACCTTCCTTCATCCCCCCCTTTTCCATTGTTCATTATAAATAATTGCTGCACTTTGTTTCTAACAGCAAACACAACTCCACCACTATTATACAACTATAATAATAACGGCTGCATAGATAGCAcactttcatttttctcttatctccttttctcttctataacTATGTCTCATCTGAGCCACAAGACCTTGGTTTATCTTCCTGAAATGAGGCCTGAACATGAAGCTGAGGAAGGCCAAGCCAATAGTCTTAGTTCCATTTCTTCTTGGCCTCATCGTTTGGAGAATGTTTTCCCTGTTTATGCCATGGGAACTTCCAACCCTGTCTTGAATTCTTCACTTCACATTTCGGATTGTCTTGATCCTATTTGGGATGTTGTCAGAGAAGAAGCCAAGTTAGAG GCAGAAAAGGAGCCAATATTAAGCAGCTTCTTCCATGCCACTATTCTATCTCATGATTGCTTGGAGGAAGCATTGGCTTTTGCTCTTGCCAACCGTCTCCAAAAGCCTACTCTTTTGGCTACTCAGCTTATGGATATATTTTCTAATGTGATGAAGCATGATAAAGGTATCCAACAATCGATTCGCTTGGATATTCAG GCATTTAAAGATCGGAATCCTGCTTGTTTGTTATATTGCTCAGCACTTTTATTTATGAAG GGTTACCAGTCTTTGCAAGTATATCGAGTAGCTCACGCTTTGTGGAGGCAGGGACGCAAGGTTTTGGCCGCAGCTTTGCAAAGTCGAGTTAGTGAG GTTTTTGGAGTTGATATACATCCCG CTGCGAAAATTGGGGATGGAATCTTAGTAGATCATGGGACAGGTGTTGTTATTGGTGAAACAGTTATTGTTGGAAGCAGAGTTTCATTGATGCAA GGTGTAACTTTAGGTGGCACGGTAAAGGAAACAGGTGATCGGCATCCCAAAATTTCTGAAGGTGTGCTAATTGGAGCTCATGCAACTATACTTGGGAATATAAGAATTGGTGAATGTGTGATGATAGCTGCTGGCTCTCTTGTGTTACAAGAGGTCCCTCCTCACAG CATTGTGGCTGGTGTACCAGCAAAGGTTATTGGAAGAGTACATGAGCATTATCCATCCTTAACCATGCAGCAAG ATGAAAATAAGCATCTTTCGGAGGAGTTTTTTCTATAG
- the LOC114381026 gene encoding serine acetyltransferase 2-like isoform X3, whose product MSRNKKGLKLKRTSCGISMTTENGTFGCMYLPSSPPFPLFIINNCCTLFLTANTTPPLLYNYNNNGCIDSTLSFFSYLLFSSITMSHLSHKTLVYLPEMRPEHEAEEGQANSLSSISSWPHRLENVFPVYAMGTSNPVLNSSLHISDCLDPIWDVVREEAKLEAEKEPILSSFFHATILSHDCLEEALAFALANRLQKPTLLATQLMDIFSNVMKHDKGIQQSIRLDIQAFKDRNPACLLYCSALLFMKGYQSLQVYRVAHALWRQGRKVLAAALQSRVSEVFGVDIHPAAKIGDGILVDHGTGVVIGETVIVGSRVSLMQGVTLGGTVKETGDRHPKISEGVLIGAHATILGNIRIGECVMIAAGSLVLQEVPPHSIVAGVPAKVIGRVHEHYPSLTMQQGI is encoded by the exons ATGAGTCGGAATAAAAAAGGGTTAAAACTCAAAAGGACAAGCTGTGGCATATCCATGACCACTGAAAATGGCACTTTTGGTTGCATGTACCTTCCTTCATCCCCCCCTTTTCCATTGTTCATTATAAATAATTGCTGCACTTTGTTTCTAACAGCAAACACAACTCCACCACTATTATACAACTATAATAATAACGGCTGCATAGATAGCAcactttcatttttctcttatctccttttctcttctataacTATGTCTCATCTGAGCCACAAGACCTTGGTTTATCTTCCTGAAATGAGGCCTGAACATGAAGCTGAGGAAGGCCAAGCCAATAGTCTTAGTTCCATTTCTTCTTGGCCTCATCGTTTGGAGAATGTTTTCCCTGTTTATGCCATGGGAACTTCCAACCCTGTCTTGAATTCTTCACTTCACATTTCGGATTGTCTTGATCCTATTTGGGATGTTGTCAGAGAAGAAGCCAAGTTAGAG GCAGAAAAGGAGCCAATATTAAGCAGCTTCTTCCATGCCACTATTCTATCTCATGATTGCTTGGAGGAAGCATTGGCTTTTGCTCTTGCCAACCGTCTCCAAAAGCCTACTCTTTTGGCTACTCAGCTTATGGATATATTTTCTAATGTGATGAAGCATGATAAAGGTATCCAACAATCGATTCGCTTGGATATTCAG GCATTTAAAGATCGGAATCCTGCTTGTTTGTTATATTGCTCAGCACTTTTATTTATGAAG GGTTACCAGTCTTTGCAAGTATATCGAGTAGCTCACGCTTTGTGGAGGCAGGGACGCAAGGTTTTGGCCGCAGCTTTGCAAAGTCGAGTTAGTGAG GTTTTTGGAGTTGATATACATCCCG CTGCGAAAATTGGGGATGGAATCTTAGTAGATCATGGGACAGGTGTTGTTATTGGTGAAACAGTTATTGTTGGAAGCAGAGTTTCATTGATGCAA GGTGTAACTTTAGGTGGCACGGTAAAGGAAACAGGTGATCGGCATCCCAAAATTTCTGAAGGTGTGCTAATTGGAGCTCATGCAACTATACTTGGGAATATAAGAATTGGTGAATGTGTGATGATAGCTGCTGGCTCTCTTGTGTTACAAGAGGTCCCTCCTCACAG CATTGTGGCTGGTGTACCAGCAAAGGTTATTGGAAGAGTACATGAGCATTATCCATCCTTAACCATGCAGCAAG GTATATAA
- the LOC114381026 gene encoding serine acetyltransferase 2-like isoform X2, with product MSRNKKGLKLKRTSCGISMTTENGTFGCMYLPSSPPFPLFIINNCCTLFLTANTTPPLLYNYNNNGCIDSTLSFFSYLLFSSITMSHLSHKTLVYLPEMRPEHEAEEGQANSLSSISSWPHRLENVFPVYAMGTSNPVLNSSLHISDCLDPIWDVVREEAKLEAEKEPILSSFFHATILSHDCLEEALAFALANRLQKPTLLATQLMDIFSNVMKHDKGIQQSIRLDIQAFKDRNPACLLYCSALLFMKGYQSLQVYRVAHALWRQGRKVLAAALQSRVSEVFGVDIHPAAKIGDGILVDHGTGVVIGETVIVGSRVSLMQGVTLGGTVKETGDRHPKISEGVLIGAHATILGNIRIGECVMIAAGSLVLQEVPPHSIVAGVPAKVIGRVHEHYPSLTMQQDTI from the exons ATGAGTCGGAATAAAAAAGGGTTAAAACTCAAAAGGACAAGCTGTGGCATATCCATGACCACTGAAAATGGCACTTTTGGTTGCATGTACCTTCCTTCATCCCCCCCTTTTCCATTGTTCATTATAAATAATTGCTGCACTTTGTTTCTAACAGCAAACACAACTCCACCACTATTATACAACTATAATAATAACGGCTGCATAGATAGCAcactttcatttttctcttatctccttttctcttctataacTATGTCTCATCTGAGCCACAAGACCTTGGTTTATCTTCCTGAAATGAGGCCTGAACATGAAGCTGAGGAAGGCCAAGCCAATAGTCTTAGTTCCATTTCTTCTTGGCCTCATCGTTTGGAGAATGTTTTCCCTGTTTATGCCATGGGAACTTCCAACCCTGTCTTGAATTCTTCACTTCACATTTCGGATTGTCTTGATCCTATTTGGGATGTTGTCAGAGAAGAAGCCAAGTTAGAG GCAGAAAAGGAGCCAATATTAAGCAGCTTCTTCCATGCCACTATTCTATCTCATGATTGCTTGGAGGAAGCATTGGCTTTTGCTCTTGCCAACCGTCTCCAAAAGCCTACTCTTTTGGCTACTCAGCTTATGGATATATTTTCTAATGTGATGAAGCATGATAAAGGTATCCAACAATCGATTCGCTTGGATATTCAG GCATTTAAAGATCGGAATCCTGCTTGTTTGTTATATTGCTCAGCACTTTTATTTATGAAG GGTTACCAGTCTTTGCAAGTATATCGAGTAGCTCACGCTTTGTGGAGGCAGGGACGCAAGGTTTTGGCCGCAGCTTTGCAAAGTCGAGTTAGTGAG GTTTTTGGAGTTGATATACATCCCG CTGCGAAAATTGGGGATGGAATCTTAGTAGATCATGGGACAGGTGTTGTTATTGGTGAAACAGTTATTGTTGGAAGCAGAGTTTCATTGATGCAA GGTGTAACTTTAGGTGGCACGGTAAAGGAAACAGGTGATCGGCATCCCAAAATTTCTGAAGGTGTGCTAATTGGAGCTCATGCAACTATACTTGGGAATATAAGAATTGGTGAATGTGTGATGATAGCTGCTGGCTCTCTTGTGTTACAAGAGGTCCCTCCTCACAG CATTGTGGCTGGTGTACCAGCAAAGGTTATTGGAAGAGTACATGAGCATTATCCATCCTTAACCATGCAGCAAG ATACTATTTGA
- the LOC114381046 gene encoding isocitrate dehydrogenase [NAD] regulatory subunit 1, mitochondrial-like: MARRSLPLLKHLLLSRRIPARSVTYMHRPGDGSPRPVTLIPGDGIGPMVTGAVEQVMEAMHAPVYFEKFEVHGHMKAVPPEVLDSIRKNKVCLKGGLVTPMGGGVSSLNVQLRKELDLYASLVNCFNLPGLPTRHDNVDIVVIRENTEGEYSGLEHEVVPGVVESLKVITKFCSERIAKYAFEYAYLNNRKKVTAVHKANIMKLADGLFLESCREVATKYPGIKYNEIIVDNCCMQLVSKPEQFDVMVTPNLYGNLVANTAAGIAGGTGVMPGGNVGAEHAVFEQGASAGNVGSDKIREQKKANPVALLLSSAMMLRHLQFPAFADRLETAVEKVILEGKCRTKDLGGTSTTQEVVDAVIDALD, encoded by the exons ATGGCACGAAGATCCCTCCCTCTCCTAAAGCACCTCCTCCTCTCGCGGCGGATCCCGGCCCGATCCGTGACGTACATGCACCGGCCGGGCGACGGGTCTCCTCGGCCTGTGACGCTGATCCCTGGCGACGGGATCGGGCCGATGGTGACGGGCGCGGTGGAGCAGGTCATGGAGGCCATGCATGCGCCCGTCTACTTTGAGAAGTTCGAGGTCCACGGCCACATGAAGGCCGTGCCGCCGGAGGTCCTCGATTCGATTCGGAAGAACAAGGTCTGTCTCAAGGGTGGACTCGTCACCCCCATGGGCGGTGGCGTCAGTTCCCTCAATGTTCAGCTTCGGAAGGAGCTTGATCTCTATGCTTCTCTTGTTAATTGTTTCAACCTCCCTGGCCTTCCCACGCGCCATGATAATGTTGATATTGTTGTCATCAGGGAGAACACCGAAGGCGAGTACTCCGGCCTCGAACACGAGGTCGTTCCCGGCGTTGTTGAAAGCCTTAAG GTAATAACAAAGTTTTGTTCAGAGCGAATTGCTAAATATGCATTCGAGTATGCTTACCTGAATAACAGAAAGAAGGTGACTGCCGTGCACAAAGCAAATATTATGAAGCTTGCTGATGGTTTATTCTTGGAATCTTGTCGAGAGGTTGCTACAAAGTACCCTGGAATCAAGTATAACGAAATTATTGTGGATAACTGCTGTATGCAGCTTGTTTCAAAGCCTGAACAGTTTGATGTCATG GTGACCCCAAATCTTTATGGAAATCTAGTTGCAAACACTGCAGCAGGCATTGCTGGAGGCACTGGAGTCATGCCAGGAG GTAATGTTGGGGCTGAGCACGCTGTGTTTGAGCAAGGTGCATCAGCGGGAAATGTCGGTAGTGATAAAATAAGGGAACAAAAGAAAGCCAATCCAGTGGCGCTTCTTCTCTCGTCAGCTATGATGCTTAGGCATCTCCAGTTTCCTGCATTTGCTGACCGTTTGGAAACTGCTGTGGAAAAAGTCATCCTGGAGGGCAAATGCCGAACAAAGGATCTTGGAGGGACAAGCACCACCCAAGAGGTTGTGGATGCAGTGATAGATGCTTTAGATTGA
- the LOC114381055 gene encoding probable acyl-activating enzyme 2 isoform X1 → MHHQCAMRNSFKKTMFGARSSLRVFISSTIYSHHSRKICSFSQDHDPGSWESMEGLLRCPANFVPLSPISFLERAAKVCRDRTSLVYGSLEYNWGETHQRCLKLASAITHLGISRGDVVATLSPNVPAMYELHFAVPMAGAILCTLNSRLDAAIVSVLLEHSQAKVLFVDYQLLEIARGALDLLGKKARELPILVLIADNDCTSHIDITSVSYEYERLLADGHNGFDIVRPHCELDPISINYTSGTTSRPKGVVFSHRGAYLNSLATVLLFRMDLFPVYLWNVPMFHCNGWCLPWGVASQFGTNVCVRKVTPKNIFDNIAQHKVTHMAGAPTVLNMIVNSALTDRKPLNHKVEVMTGGSPPPPQILAKMEEIGFNISHLYGLTETYGPGTFCAWRPEWDLLPHEERSKMKARQGVPHVALEEIDVKDPSTMESVPSDGKTMGEVMFRGNTVMSGYLRDLKATKEAFKDGWFHSGDLAVKHSDGYIEIKDRLKDIVVSGGENISSVEVETVLYSHPAVLEAAVVAKPDDHWGQTPCAFVKLKEGFDLDALEIINFCRDHLPHYMAPKTVIFQDMPKTSTGKIQKFVLREKAKAFRGNQA, encoded by the exons ATGCACCATCAATGCGCCATGAGAAACAGCTTCAAGAAGACCATGTTCGGGGCTCGTTCTTCTCTGAGGGTTTTTATATCAAGTACCATCTACTCACATCATTCACGTAAAATTTGTAGCTTTTCGCAGGACCATGATCCGGGTTCGTGGGAATCAATGGAGGGTCTTCTTCGTTGCCCTGCGAATTTCGTTCCTCTGTCTCCCATCAGCTTCCTAGAGAGAGCAGCGAAGGTTTGCAGAGACAGAACCTCGCTTGTGTATGGTTCTTTGGAGTATAACTGGGGTGAGACCCATCAACGGTGCTTGAAACTCGCTTCTGCTATTACCCACTTGGGGATTTCACGTGGGGATGTG GTTGCCACCCTATCACCTAATGTCCCTGCCATGTATGAGCTACATTTTGCTGTCCCAATGGCTGGAGCCATTCTTTGCACCCTTAACTCACGCTTAGATGCGGCTATAGTTTCAGTCCTTCTTGAGCATTCACAAGCCAAGGTCCTTTTTGTAGACTATCAACTACTTGAAATTGCACGAGGAGCATTGGACCTGTTAGGCAAAAAAGCTAGAGAATTGCCAATTTTAGTTCTAATTGCCGACAATGATTGCACATCTCACATTGACATTACTTCAGTTAGTTATGAGTATGAAAGGCTACTGGCTGATGGGCATAATGGTTTTGACATAGTGAGACCCCATTGCGAATTGGATCCTATAAGTATAAATTACACCTCTGGTACCACATCTAGGCCTAAAGGAGTAGTCTTCAGTCACAGGGGTGCTTATCTTAACTCTCTAGCAACGGTTTTGCTCTTTAGAATGGATCTTTTTCCTGTTTATCTTTGGAATGTTCCAATGTTCCACTGCAACGGGTGGTGCCTCCCTTGGGGAGTGGCATCACAATTTGGGACCAATGTTTGTGTTAGGAAGGTCACTCCAAAGAACATTTTTGACAATATAGCTCAGCATAAGGTGACACACATGGCAGGAGCACCAACAGTGCTTAACATGATTGTGAACTCTGCATTGACTGATCGAAAGCCACTCAATCACAAGGTGGAGGTGATGACAGGAGGTTCGCCTCCGCCACCACAAATTCTTGCCAAGATGGAGGAGATTGGCTTTAACATCTCTCACCTTTATGGCCTCACAGAAACATATGGTCCAGGAACTTTCTGTGCATGGAGACCTGAGTGGGACTTGTTGCCCCATGAAGAGAGATCAAAGATGAAAGCAAGGCAAGGGGTGCCCCATGTGGCTTTGGAGGAAATTGATGTGAAAGATCCTTCCACAATGGAAAGTGTTCCATCTGATGGCAAAACAATGGGGGAGGTAATGTTTAGAGGGAATACAGTGATGAGTGGATATTTGAGAGATTTGAAAGCAACAAAAGAAGCTTTCAAAGATGGGTGGTTTCATAGTGGGGATCTAGCTGTGAAACATTCTGATGGTTACATAGAAATCAAGGACAGGTTGAAGGACATAGTAGTCTCCGGGGGAGAGAATATTAGCTCGGTTGAGGTAGAAACAGTTTTGTATAGCCATCCAGCGGTTCTTGAAGCTGCAGTTGTTGCAAAGCCTGATGATCATTGGGGCCAAACTCCTTGTGCTTTTGTGAAGTTGAAAGAGGGGTTTGATTTAGATGCTCTAGAAATAATCAACTTTTGCAGGGACCATTTGCCCCATTACATGGCTCCTAAAACTGTCATTTTTCAAGATATGCCAAAAACTTCAACAGGGAAGATACAGAAGTTTGTTCTAAGGGAGAAAGCCAAGGCTTTTAGAGGCAACCAAGCATAA
- the LOC114381055 gene encoding probable acyl-activating enzyme 2 isoform X2 produces MWEQISGSILGLPKVNESLMIFHVVSAQVATLSPNVPAMYELHFAVPMAGAILCTLNSRLDAAIVSVLLEHSQAKVLFVDYQLLEIARGALDLLGKKARELPILVLIADNDCTSHIDITSVSYEYERLLADGHNGFDIVRPHCELDPISINYTSGTTSRPKGVVFSHRGAYLNSLATVLLFRMDLFPVYLWNVPMFHCNGWCLPWGVASQFGTNVCVRKVTPKNIFDNIAQHKVTHMAGAPTVLNMIVNSALTDRKPLNHKVEVMTGGSPPPPQILAKMEEIGFNISHLYGLTETYGPGTFCAWRPEWDLLPHEERSKMKARQGVPHVALEEIDVKDPSTMESVPSDGKTMGEVMFRGNTVMSGYLRDLKATKEAFKDGWFHSGDLAVKHSDGYIEIKDRLKDIVVSGGENISSVEVETVLYSHPAVLEAAVVAKPDDHWGQTPCAFVKLKEGFDLDALEIINFCRDHLPHYMAPKTVIFQDMPKTSTGKIQKFVLREKAKAFRGNQA; encoded by the exons ATGTG GGAACAAATATCTGGAAGCATCTTGGGACTTCCAAAGGTAAATGAATCACTGATGATATTCCATGTTGTTTCTGCACAGGTTGCCACCCTATCACCTAATGTCCCTGCCATGTATGAGCTACATTTTGCTGTCCCAATGGCTGGAGCCATTCTTTGCACCCTTAACTCACGCTTAGATGCGGCTATAGTTTCAGTCCTTCTTGAGCATTCACAAGCCAAGGTCCTTTTTGTAGACTATCAACTACTTGAAATTGCACGAGGAGCATTGGACCTGTTAGGCAAAAAAGCTAGAGAATTGCCAATTTTAGTTCTAATTGCCGACAATGATTGCACATCTCACATTGACATTACTTCAGTTAGTTATGAGTATGAAAGGCTACTGGCTGATGGGCATAATGGTTTTGACATAGTGAGACCCCATTGCGAATTGGATCCTATAAGTATAAATTACACCTCTGGTACCACATCTAGGCCTAAAGGAGTAGTCTTCAGTCACAGGGGTGCTTATCTTAACTCTCTAGCAACGGTTTTGCTCTTTAGAATGGATCTTTTTCCTGTTTATCTTTGGAATGTTCCAATGTTCCACTGCAACGGGTGGTGCCTCCCTTGGGGAGTGGCATCACAATTTGGGACCAATGTTTGTGTTAGGAAGGTCACTCCAAAGAACATTTTTGACAATATAGCTCAGCATAAGGTGACACACATGGCAGGAGCACCAACAGTGCTTAACATGATTGTGAACTCTGCATTGACTGATCGAAAGCCACTCAATCACAAGGTGGAGGTGATGACAGGAGGTTCGCCTCCGCCACCACAAATTCTTGCCAAGATGGAGGAGATTGGCTTTAACATCTCTCACCTTTATGGCCTCACAGAAACATATGGTCCAGGAACTTTCTGTGCATGGAGACCTGAGTGGGACTTGTTGCCCCATGAAGAGAGATCAAAGATGAAAGCAAGGCAAGGGGTGCCCCATGTGGCTTTGGAGGAAATTGATGTGAAAGATCCTTCCACAATGGAAAGTGTTCCATCTGATGGCAAAACAATGGGGGAGGTAATGTTTAGAGGGAATACAGTGATGAGTGGATATTTGAGAGATTTGAAAGCAACAAAAGAAGCTTTCAAAGATGGGTGGTTTCATAGTGGGGATCTAGCTGTGAAACATTCTGATGGTTACATAGAAATCAAGGACAGGTTGAAGGACATAGTAGTCTCCGGGGGAGAGAATATTAGCTCGGTTGAGGTAGAAACAGTTTTGTATAGCCATCCAGCGGTTCTTGAAGCTGCAGTTGTTGCAAAGCCTGATGATCATTGGGGCCAAACTCCTTGTGCTTTTGTGAAGTTGAAAGAGGGGTTTGATTTAGATGCTCTAGAAATAATCAACTTTTGCAGGGACCATTTGCCCCATTACATGGCTCCTAAAACTGTCATTTTTCAAGATATGCCAAAAACTTCAACAGGGAAGATACAGAAGTTTGTTCTAAGGGAGAAAGCCAAGGCTTTTAGAGGCAACCAAGCATAA